The Infirmifilum lucidum DNA segment AACTCCATGGTAACAAGTGCCTCCTCAATGAGTTTGTCGTACTTGATGTTTATCACGGCTCTATACTTACCTCCAATCGACAGCAGTACTCCTCCTAGGTGCCTACTCGCCCCGAACTCAGGCTTCCTGTAGAGAATCCCTCCTTTCTTGTCGGGCGACATCCTCCCGGGGACAGCCACGATATCGTGTAGACTCTTGGCTCCGGGGACAGCCACCGCCAAATTTGACAGTACCTCCGGAATAACCCTAGGGAAGTATTTAGACGATGATAGAACAAGGAGTGCGCGCTCTATATCTGCCATAACAAGCCCCCTAATAACGTCGAGGTCTGGGTAAACCACCCTTGTACATATGTAACACTCGCTCTTCCTCCATCCGTACTTCTCGTGAGCCCTACAAGCATCGCCGCTTGCGAGTATTAGCCACCAGTACCTATTCGCCAGTGTCCCCGCCTCGTTTATATCTCCCCTTGCAATGAGGTCTGCTACTCTACTGGCGATTGCCTCGACTTCCTTAACTTGGACATTGAGGTCTCCTAACTCCTTGGCCAAAGTATCCCTAGTATTCCTCAGCATCTTGCTTACAGCGGCCTGAGTAACTCCGAGTGCACGGGCTATGTCAGTCTGCGAGAAACCTCTTCTTCTTAGCTCGTTAACGAGAACTCTCCTAAATGCAGGAACAAATACATTAAAGGCTATTCCCTCTGGGAACATCTTCTACAAAAATCCTCTACTTAAAACATAGTTATAAACATTCTCATGTTACTGCGCAAGAGAAAACATGTTTTAATTATTACTGAGTTGTGTCAAGGATCTCTAAAACCCAGTTATAAAAAACACGCAGTTATAACGCAGGGGTTAGGGGTAAAATTAATAACTAGGTTATTGAGAAACTAATATGAAAGAGTATGCAGAAGAAAGTCAGCGTCATAGATCTAGTGTTAACAGCCTCGCTCTCTGCAGTCATAGGGGCAATTTTCCTCGTATGGTCCAATATCGTCTGGGATTTCATGAAACTCCTGGTAGGCTTACTATTTGTACCCATAATTTATGGCATGTGGTTCATAGGTGCAACAGTGCCAGCTTACATAGTGAGGAAACCTGGAATTGCTCTCCTGGGAGAATTTCTAGCAGCAGTTCTAGAGCTAGCCTATGGCTCACAGTTTGCCTCAACAGTCCTCCTATACGGGTTCATGCAGGGCTTGATGTCAGAGCTCGTGTTCATGGCTACAGGGTATAAGAAGTGGGGCTGGCTTACCATGGCTATAGCTGGCGCTGCGCCAGCTCTATGGGCTGCGCCTGCAGACACCATACTCTACGGCATAACGAACCCGCTAACTCCAGAGCAACGTGTAGTATTCTGGTCTCTATACTTCGTAAGCGGCGCGCTTATAGCGGGGCTACTCGTGAAAGCTATCATAGATGCCGTAGTCAAAAGCACGCCGATACTCGACGCATTCGAAGTCGCAAAGTCGGTGAAAAATGTTTGAGTATCATTAGCGTCAAATCACTGGATGTTTTTCTGGGTTTTAAGAAGGTACCCGTATTAAGGAATATTTCGTTCACGTTAAAGAAGGGAGAGGCGCTACTGGTCGTAGGGCCCACCGGCTCTGGTAAAACCACGCTCCTCCAGACTCTGAGTGGCGTTATACCAGAACTTGTCTACGGCCACGTAACAGGCGAGATAAACATAGCTGGACACAACCCCAAGGAGGAGGGTTTAAGAGGGCTAGCAGGCGACGTGGGCATAGTCTTCCAAGACCCTGAAGCTCAGGTTGTCATGGATACAGTTTTTGAGGAGGTGGCATTCCCCCTTGAGAACCTCCTGTATGGCAGGGACAGAATTATCGAAAGAGTTAACAGATCCCTTGAGGTGACAGGTCTCTCCCAGTACTCTAGTGAAGAGACAGATACTCTATCGACGGGCTTAAAGCAGAGGCTAGCGATAGCGAGCGCTCTCTCCTACGAGCCAAAAGTCCTCCTCCTAGACGAGCCCACGGCACACATAGACCCAAAATCGGCTAGGGAAATCTACAGCATAGTAAAGGCCTACAAGGATAGCGGTGGAACGCTCGTTATAGTCGAGCACAGACTAGAGTACATCGAGGGTATCATAGACAAGATACTCTTCATTAGAGGGGGAGAGGGCATCCTGTGTAGAACCTTTGACGAGTTAGTGAAGCTCGTAGGATTAGAGAGTCTAATCGAGGCAGGAGTGTGGCTTCCAAGGAATCTACTCGGCAAACTCACTCGTGATGCTCCAGTAGTACGATCAGGACAAGTGCAGAGTGGCGCACCCACGGTAAGGGCAGAAAGGCTCAGCGTCACTATAGATGGGAGGACGATATTAGAGGGGGTCTCCTTTAGGGCGCGAGAAGGCGAGATAATTGCGGTAGTAGGACCCAATGGGAGCGGTAAAACTACCCTCTTGAAGACAGTAGCCGGCTTCACGAAGTACACCGGGGAACTAAGTGTTATGGGAGGATCCCCAAACTATAGAAAAGTAGCGTTTGCGACACAAGTCCCCGAGTTGCAATTCACAGAGCGCACGGTTCTAGAAGAAGTTGCGTCCCCTCTTCTATTGAGGGGTTTTTCGAAGAGTAAAGCCATGAAGACGGCAGTGAAGGAGCTTGAGAAGCGCGGTTTAGCGCATCTCTCAAACAGGTTGCTGTATGAGTTAAGCCAGGGTGAGAAGAGGCTCATCTCGCTGTTAGAGGTAGAGCTCCTCGACAGGAAAATATACCTACTCGACGAACCAACATTTGGCCTTGACCTCAGAAACACTCTTAATGTATTAAAATGGGTTGAGCGTTTAGCCAAGAGCGGCAAGACGATCCTTCTCGTTACACATGACTCGTGGGTTCTCCCCTTAATCCAGTCAAGGATTATCGGTCTTTCAAAGGGTCGAGTCGTTTTTCAAGGAACACTCCCAGAGCTCCTGTTGTCTAGGAACATCTGGAGAGAACTTGCTTTCCTCCCACCCTCGGAGCTTAGCAATGCATCGGGCCTGGGCGAAGCCCAGGAACTTATTAATAGTTACAGGTCTAGGGTGGAAGCTATCTATGGATTCTTTGAAAAGACTTAACCCCGTGGTTAAACTCACATCGCTCTTAATAG contains these protein-coding regions:
- a CDS encoding thiamine-phosphate synthase family protein, whose product is MFPEGIAFNVFVPAFRRVLVNELRRRGFSQTDIARALGVTQAAVSKMLRNTRDTLAKELGDLNVQVKEVEAIASRVADLIARGDINEAGTLANRYWWLILASGDACRAHEKYGWRKSECYICTRVVYPDLDVIRGLVMADIERALLVLSSSKYFPRVIPEVLSNLAVAVPGAKSLHDIVAVPGRMSPDKKGGILYRKPEFGASRHLGGVLLSIGGKYRAVINIKYDKLIEEALVTMELKFKEFSSRDYPSANPVAAAAPALFDECPECKVLVDIGSDYVEPNVYIFGSRATEVANTAITIAELYYVLFKKYSLSVD
- a CDS encoding ECF transporter S component, with amino-acid sequence MQKKVSVIDLVLTASLSAVIGAIFLVWSNIVWDFMKLLVGLLFVPIIYGMWFIGATVPAYIVRKPGIALLGEFLAAVLELAYGSQFASTVLLYGFMQGLMSELVFMATGYKKWGWLTMAIAGAAPALWAAPADTILYGITNPLTPEQRVVFWSLYFVSGALIAGLLVKAIIDAVVKSTPILDAFEVAKSVKNV
- a CDS encoding ABC transporter ATP-binding protein, which encodes MSIISVKSLDVFLGFKKVPVLRNISFTLKKGEALLVVGPTGSGKTTLLQTLSGVIPELVYGHVTGEINIAGHNPKEEGLRGLAGDVGIVFQDPEAQVVMDTVFEEVAFPLENLLYGRDRIIERVNRSLEVTGLSQYSSEETDTLSTGLKQRLAIASALSYEPKVLLLDEPTAHIDPKSAREIYSIVKAYKDSGGTLVIVEHRLEYIEGIIDKILFIRGGEGILCRTFDELVKLVGLESLIEAGVWLPRNLLGKLTRDAPVVRSGQVQSGAPTVRAERLSVTIDGRTILEGVSFRAREGEIIAVVGPNGSGKTTLLKTVAGFTKYTGELSVMGGSPNYRKVAFATQVPELQFTERTVLEEVASPLLLRGFSKSKAMKTAVKELEKRGLAHLSNRLLYELSQGEKRLISLLEVELLDRKIYLLDEPTFGLDLRNTLNVLKWVERLAKSGKTILLVTHDSWVLPLIQSRIIGLSKGRVVFQGTLPELLLSRNIWRELAFLPPSELSNASGLGEAQELINSYRSRVEAIYGFFEKT